The genomic segment CGGCCACCGGGTCGACGCCGATCAGCTCCGACCCAACCGCCTGGCCGTCCCGCGTGACGATCGAGCCCTCGGCGTTGGCCTGGAGCCCGGGGAGGCGGGACACCGCCCACACCCCGAGCGGGTACGCCACGCCGAGCAGCACGGTCATCACCAGCAGCACCCGCAGTCCCGCGGCCGCCTGGTTGAACAGGTTCTTCACGTTCCTCACCCGATCCCGGGAATCAGTCGGACAAGCTGGTCGATCAGCCAGATCCCGGCGAACGGCGTGAGCACGCCACCGACGCCGTAGACGAGCAGGTTCCGCCGCAGCAACGCGGCCGCGCCGGACGGGCGGTACCGCACCCCGCGCAGGGCCAGCGGGATCAGCGCCACGATGACCAGCGCGTTGAAGATCACCGCGGACAGGATCGCCGAGGCCGGCGTGGCCAGCCCCATCACGTTCAGCCCGCCGAGCTGCGGGTAGATCGCCAGGAACATGGCCGGGAGGATGGCGAAGTACTTGGCCAGGTCGTTCGCCACGCTGAAGGTGGTCAGCGCGCCGCGGGTGATCAGCAGCTGCTTGCCGATGCCGACGATCTCGATCAGCTTGGTCGGGTCCGAATCGAGGTCGACCATGTTGCCCGCCTCCTTCGCGGCCGACGTGCCGGTGTTCATCGCCACCCCGACGTCGGAGGCGGCCAGCGCGGGCGCGTCGTTCGTGCCGTCGCCGGTCATCGCGACCAGCCGCCCGCCCTCCTGCTCGCGGTGGATCAACGCCATCTTGTCCTCCGGCCTGGCCTCGGCCAGGTAGTCGTCGACCCCGGCGTCCTCGGCGATGGCCTTGGCGGTGAGCGGGTTGTCGCCGGTGATCATCACCGTCCGGATGCCCATCGAGCGCAGTTCGGCGAACCGCTCGCGCATGCCCGGCTTGACCACGTCGGACAGCCGGATCACCCCGCGCACCACGGCTTTGCCGCCGGTCACGCACTCGGCCACCACCAGCGGGGTACCGCCCTGCTGGCTGACCTCGTCGACGATGTGCTCGGTTTTGTCCGGCATCTCGCCACCGCGCTCACGCACCCACGCCCGCACCGCGCCCGCCGCGCCCTTGCGGATCTCGCGGTCGCGGAGGTTCAGCCCGCTCATCCGGGTCTGCGCGGTGAACGGCACGAACTCGGCGAGCCGTTCCTCCTCGGTGGGCTCGGCGTCCCCGGTCAGCTCCACGATGCTGCGGCCTTCGGGCGTGCCGTCGGCGAGGCTGGACAACCTGGCCACCGCCGCCAGTTCCTCCACAGTGGACTCACCAACCGGGAGCAGCTCGGTCGCCCTGCGGTTGCCGAAGGTGATCGTGCCGGTCTTGTCCAGCAGCAGGGTGGACACGTCACCCGCCGCCTCGACCGCACGGCCGGAGGTGGCCAGCACGTTGCGCTGCACCAGCCGGTCCATCCCGGCGATGCCGATCGCCGAGAGCAGCGCGCCGATGGTGGTCGGGATCAGGCAGACCAGCAGCGCGGTCAGCACCACCACCGACTGCTCGCTGCCCGAGTACGCCGCCATCGGCTGCAGCGCGACCACCGCGAGCAGGAAGATGATAGTCAGCGTGGACAGCAGGATGGTCAGCGCGATCTCGTTCGGCGTCTTCTGCCGCGAAGCCCCTTCCACCAAAGCGATCATGCGGTCCACAAAGGACTCGCCGGGCTTCGTGGTGATCTTGACGACGATCCGGTCGGACAGCACGGTGGTGCCGCCGGTGACCGCCGAGCGGTCGCCGCCGGACTCTCGGATCACCGGGGCCGACTCGCCGGTGATGGCCGATTCGTCCACGGTCGCGATGCCTTCGACCACGTCACCGTCGCCGGGGATCACCCCGCCCGCTTCGACCACCACCAGGTCACCGACGCGCAGGTCGGCACCGGGTACCTCCTGCTCGGCGCCGTCCGCGGTCAGCCGCCGCGCCACGGTCTCCTTCTTGGTGCGCCGCAACGACTCCGCCTGCGCCTTGCCGCGCCCCTCGGCCACCGCTTCGGCGAGGTTCGCGAACACCACGGTGAACCACAGCCAGACCGCGATCAGCACGGTGAACACGCTCGGCTCGGCCACGGCGAACACCGTGACCAGCACCGAGCCCACCCAGACCACGAACATGACCGGGTTGCGCAGCTGGTGGCGCGGGTCGAGCTTCCGCAGCGCGACGGGCAGCGAGGTGAGCAGCTGCCGTGGGCCGAACGCGCTCATGCGAGTGCCTCCGCGATGGGTCCGAGTGCGAGTGCCGGGACGAAGGTGAGCGCCGCGACCAGCACGACGGTGCCGGCGAGCAGGGAACCGAACAGCAGTCCGGTGGTGGGCAGCGTGCCCGCGGTCACCGGCACCTTCGGCTGCGCGGCGAGCGAACCCGCCAGGCACAGCACCGCGAGGATCGGCACGAACCGCCCGAGCAGCATGGCCACGCCGAGCGATGACTGGAACCAGTCGCCGGTCACGGTCAGCCCGCCGAACGCGCTGCCGTTGTTGTTGCCCGTGGAGGCGTAGGCGTAGAGGACCTCCGAGAGGCCGTGCGGCCCGCTGTTGGTCATCGCGTCCGTGGTACCCGGCACCACCAGCGCGGCGCCGGTGCCGAGCAGCACCACCGCCGGCATGGCCAGCATCGCCACGGCCGCGCAGGTGACCTCGCGGCGCCCGAGCTTCTTGCCGAGGAACTCCGGCGTGCGGCCCACCATCAGCCCGGCGAGGAACATCGCGATGATCGCCATCACCAGGATCCCGTAGAGCCCGGTGCCCACCCCGCCCGGCGACACCTCGCCGAAGAGCATGTGCACCAGCGGGACCCCGCCGCCCAGGCCGGTGAAGCTGTCGTGCATCGCGTTGACCGCGCCGGTGGAGGTGCCGGTGGTGCTGGTGGCGAACAGCGAGGACAGGCTCAACCCGAACCGTTGCTCCTTGCCCTCCATGGCGGACCCGGCCAGCAGCGCCGCCGGGCCGTTCGGGTGGGTCTCGCCGAGCCAGGACACGGCCAGCATCGCCGCCCACAGCGCGCCCATCACCGAGAGCAGCACGTACCCCTGCTTGTGGCTGCCGACCAGCTTGCCGAAGGCCCGCGGCATGGCCACCGGGATGACCAGCAGCAGGAAGACCTCGACCAGGTTCGACCACGAGTTCGGGTTCTCGAACGGGTGCGCGGAGTTGGCGTTGAAGATCCCACCGCCGTTGGTGCCCAGTTCCTTGATCGCCTCCTGGCTGGCGGCCGGCGCCAGCGCGAGGGTGGACGACGAGCCGTCCGGGCTGGTCACCGCGATCCCCGCCGACAGGCTCTGCACCACGCCGAGCGCGATCAGCACGATCGCGAAGACGAAGGCGAGCGGCAGCAGGATCCGCACGGTGCCGCGGGTCAGGTCCACCCAGAAGTTGCCGAGCCGGTCGGTCTTCGCCCGGGTGAACCCGCGGACCAGCGCGACCGCCACCGCCAGCCCGACCGCGCCGGACAGGAAGTTCTGCACGGTCAGCCCGAACATCTGGACGCCGTGTCCCATCACGGCCTCGGGCACGTAGGACTGCCAGTTCGTGTTGGTGACGAAGCTGACCGCGGTGTTGAAGGCGGTGCCGGGGTCGACCGAGCCGCGGCCCAGGTCCCACGGCAACAACGGCTGCAACCGCTGGAGCAGGTACAGGAAAACCACCGAAACCAGGGAGAACGCCAGCACGCTGAGCGCGTAGGTGCTCCAGCGCTGCGACGATTCCGGATTCACCCGGAAGAGGCGGTAGAGCACGAGTTCGCCTTTGAGGTGCCTTTCGCTGGAATACACCCCGGCGATGTGGTCGCCCAGCGGTTTGTACGCCACCGCCAGCGCGAGGAGGAGCAGGCCGGTCTGCAGCAGACCGGCCGTGGTGTCGGACATCAGAACTTCTCCGGCTTGATCAGGGCGGCGAACAGGTAGCCGAGCAGCCCGAGCGCCAGCACCCCGCCGACGACGTTGGCGACCGTGCCGCTCACAGCTTTTCCAGCCCGCGCAGGGTGAGCGCCAGCACCACGAAGACGCCGATCAGCAGCACGGCGTAGAGCAAGTCGGCCAATTCGCACCTCTCGATCGATCCACCACCCGTTTCGGTGACGGCTTCGACCTTGCGCCGGTGACGGACCGTGGCCACGGCCGGCTAACGGGTCCTTGATGCCGTTTCCCTGGCCATTTACGGCTTTTTGACGCGCGGTGAGACCGGCCACAACCGCGGTGACGCTTCGGGCGCAGCAGGCATACCGGGCAGACATTTCCGCCGTCGGGCGTTACAACGGTGTTACGGATATTTCGCATAGCTAAGTAACCGAGGAGGCGGGCTCATGTGCGGTATCACCGGCTGGATCTCCTACGAATCGGATCTGCGGACGAGAAACGACGTGGTGGACGCGATGACCGCGACCATGTCGTGCCGCGGTCCGGACGACTCCGGCACCTGGCTGGGCGAGCACGCGGCGCTCGGGCACCGGCGGCTGGCCATCATCGACCTGCCCGGCGGGCGCCAGCCGATGACCGAGCGCACCCCGTCCGGCGAGGTGGTGCTGGTCTACAGCGGTGAGGCGTACAACTTCGCCGAACTGCGCGAGGAACTGGCGGCCAAGGGACACCGGTTCACCACCAGCAGCGACACCGAGGTCGTGCTGCACGCCTACCTGGAATGGGGCGAAGGCGTGCCCGAGCACCTGAACGGTATGTACGCGTTCGCCGTCTGGGACGAGCGCACGCGCAAACTGCTGCTGGTGCGCGACCGGATGGGCATCAAGCCGCTGTACTACTACCCCACCCGCGACGGCGTGCTCTTCGGCTCCGAGCCGAAGGCGATCCTGGCCAATCCGCTGGCCAAGCGGGAGGTCGACCTCGACGGCCTGCGCGGGCTGATGGCGTTCACCAAGACGCCAGGGTGGTCGCTGTGGAAGGACATGCACGAGGTCGAGCCGGGCAGCACGGTCACCGTCGACGACCGCGGCATCCGCGGCCGCACGTACTGGAAGCTCAACGCCACCGAGCACACGGATTCGCGGGAAGAAACCGTGGCGAAGGTCCGCGAGCTGATGACCGACATCGTGCACCGGCAACTCGTGGCCGACGTGCCGCGGTGCGTACTGCTTTCCGGCGGGCTCGATTCCAGCGCGGTCACCGGCTTGGCGGCGCCCTATGTGCGGAACGAAGGCGAACAACTGCGGACGTTCTCCGTCGACTTCACCGGGCAGGAGGAGAACTTCCAGCCCGACCGGATCCGCACCACCCCCGATTCGCCGTACATCCGCGACGTGGCGGACCTGGTCGGCTCGGCGCACCAGAACGTGGTTCTCGATTCGTCCACGCTGAGCGACCCGGAAGTGCGTCGGGCCGTCGTGCGGGCGCGCGACATGCCGGGCGGCATGGGTGACATGGACACCTCGCTGTACCTGCTGTTCAAAGCGATCCGCGAGCAGTCGACCGTGGCGCTGTCCGGGGAATCGGCGGACGAGGTGTTCGGCGGTTACCTGTGGTTCCACGACCCGGCCGCGCGTGACGCGGACACCTTCCCGTGGCTGGCCTACAGCGAGCTGACCGGCAGCCGGACGGCGATGCTGCGCCAGGAGGTCACCGACGGGCTGCAGCTGG from the Amycolatopsis magusensis genome contains:
- the kdpB gene encoding potassium-transporting ATPase subunit KdpB; the encoded protein is MSAFGPRQLLTSLPVALRKLDPRHQLRNPVMFVVWVGSVLVTVFAVAEPSVFTVLIAVWLWFTVVFANLAEAVAEGRGKAQAESLRRTKKETVARRLTADGAEQEVPGADLRVGDLVVVEAGGVIPGDGDVVEGIATVDESAITGESAPVIRESGGDRSAVTGGTTVLSDRIVVKITTKPGESFVDRMIALVEGASRQKTPNEIALTILLSTLTIIFLLAVVALQPMAAYSGSEQSVVVLTALLVCLIPTTIGALLSAIGIAGMDRLVQRNVLATSGRAVEAAGDVSTLLLDKTGTITFGNRRATELLPVGESTVEELAAVARLSSLADGTPEGRSIVELTGDAEPTEEERLAEFVPFTAQTRMSGLNLRDREIRKGAAGAVRAWVRERGGEMPDKTEHIVDEVSQQGGTPLVVAECVTGGKAVVRGVIRLSDVVKPGMRERFAELRSMGIRTVMITGDNPLTAKAIAEDAGVDDYLAEARPEDKMALIHREQEGGRLVAMTGDGTNDAPALAASDVGVAMNTGTSAAKEAGNMVDLDSDPTKLIEIVGIGKQLLITRGALTTFSVANDLAKYFAILPAMFLAIYPQLGGLNVMGLATPASAILSAVIFNALVIVALIPLALRGVRYRPSGAAALLRRNLLVYGVGGVLTPFAGIWLIDQLVRLIPGIG
- the kdpA gene encoding potassium-transporting ATPase subunit KdpA encodes the protein MSDTTAGLLQTGLLLLALAVAYKPLGDHIAGVYSSERHLKGELVLYRLFRVNPESSQRWSTYALSVLAFSLVSVVFLYLLQRLQPLLPWDLGRGSVDPGTAFNTAVSFVTNTNWQSYVPEAVMGHGVQMFGLTVQNFLSGAVGLAVAVALVRGFTRAKTDRLGNFWVDLTRGTVRILLPLAFVFAIVLIALGVVQSLSAGIAVTSPDGSSSTLALAPAASQEAIKELGTNGGGIFNANSAHPFENPNSWSNLVEVFLLLVIPVAMPRAFGKLVGSHKQGYVLLSVMGALWAAMLAVSWLGETHPNGPAALLAGSAMEGKEQRFGLSLSSLFATSTTGTSTGAVNAMHDSFTGLGGGVPLVHMLFGEVSPGGVGTGLYGILVMAIIAMFLAGLMVGRTPEFLGKKLGRREVTCAAVAMLAMPAVVLLGTGAALVVPGTTDAMTNSGPHGLSEVLYAYASTGNNNGSAFGGLTVTGDWFQSSLGVAMLLGRFVPILAVLCLAGSLAAQPKVPVTAGTLPTTGLLFGSLLAGTVVLVAALTFVPALALGPIAEALA
- the kdpF gene encoding K(+)-transporting ATPase subunit F, whose protein sequence is MSGTVANVVGGVLALGLLGYLFAALIKPEKF
- the asnB gene encoding asparagine synthase (glutamine-hydrolyzing) → MCGITGWISYESDLRTRNDVVDAMTATMSCRGPDDSGTWLGEHAALGHRRLAIIDLPGGRQPMTERTPSGEVVLVYSGEAYNFAELREELAAKGHRFTTSSDTEVVLHAYLEWGEGVPEHLNGMYAFAVWDERTRKLLLVRDRMGIKPLYYYPTRDGVLFGSEPKAILANPLAKREVDLDGLRGLMAFTKTPGWSLWKDMHEVEPGSTVTVDDRGIRGRTYWKLNATEHTDSREETVAKVRELMTDIVHRQLVADVPRCVLLSGGLDSSAVTGLAAPYVRNEGEQLRTFSVDFTGQEENFQPDRIRTTPDSPYIRDVADLVGSAHQNVVLDSSTLSDPEVRRAVVRARDMPGGMGDMDTSLYLLFKAIREQSTVALSGESADEVFGGYLWFHDPAARDADTFPWLAYSELTGSRTAMLRQEVTDGLQLENYIDDQYRTALAQVDHLDGESELERKMRTICHLHLTRFVRSLLDRKDRASMAVGLEVRVPFCDHRLVEYVYNTPWSLKTFDGREKSLLRHATKHVLPESVASRVKSPYPSTQDPHYAEALQKQARELVADRDAGVFQLADREWVTKAAESDSAAVTPEVRHGLDRVLELQTWFEEYRPTLTLG